A single genomic interval of Lathyrus oleraceus cultivar Zhongwan6 chromosome 7, CAAS_Psat_ZW6_1.0, whole genome shotgun sequence harbors:
- the LOC127108133 gene encoding UDP-URONIC ACID TRANSPORTER 1 isoform X2, with product MLNEGNENVLKGGSGSKPGKMVSPNNKEFMFICFLVSLWYSSNIGVILLNKYLLSNYGFKFPIFLTMCHMSACAIFSYISIVFFKVVPQQMIKSRSQFLKIATLSIVFCASVVGGNISLRYLAVSFNQAVGATTPFFTAVFAYLATFKREAWITYAALVPVVAGVVIASGGEPGFHVFGFVMCLSATAARAFKSVLQGILLSSEGEKLNSMNLLLYMSPIAVVLLLPAALIMEPNVIDVTLTLGKEHKFMGVLLLLNSATAYAANLTNFLVTKHTSALTLQVLGNAKGAVAVVISILIFRNPVTVIGMGGYAVTVMGVVAYGETKRRFR from the exons ATGTTGAATGAAGGGAATGAAAATGTTTTAAAG GGAGGAAGTGGAAGCAAACCAGGGAAGATGGTGTCTCCAAACAACAAAGAATTTATGTTCATatgttttcttgtgtctctttgGTACTCATCAAACATTGGTGTCATTCTTCTCAACAAATACCTTCTCTCAAAttatggtttcaagtttccaatCTTCCTTACAATGTGTCACATGTCAGCTTGTGCTATTTTTAGCTACATCTCCATTGTGTTCTTCAAGGTTGTTCCTCAACAGATGATTAAATCAAGGTCACAGTTCTTGAAGATTGCAACTTTGAGCATTGTTTTTTGTGCGTCGGTGGTTGGTGGCAACATTTCTCTGAGGTATTTGGCTGTTTCTTTTAACCAAGCGGTGGGTGCAACCACACCTTTCTTCACGGCTGTTTTTGCTTATTTGGCTACCTTTAAGAGAGAAGCTTGGATTACATATGCTGCTCTTGTTCCTGTTGTTGCTGGTGTTGTCATTGCAAGTGGG GGCGAGCCAGGGTTTCACGTATTCGGATTTGTTATGTGCCTAAGCGCAACCGCTGCAAGAGCTTTCAAATCTGTTCTTCAGGGCATTTTACTTTCTTCTGAAGG GGAGAAGTTGAACTCGATGAATTTGCTCCTGTATATGTCTCCGATCGCAGTCGTACTTTTGTTGCCTGCAGCGCTTATCATGGAGCCAAATGTTATAGATGTCACCTTAACACTTGGAAAGGAACATAAATTTATGGGTGTGCTTCTTCTTCTTAACTCCGCCACAGCATATGCAGCAAACTTAACAAACTTCCTGGTGACAAAACATACAAGTGCTTTGACACTCCAG GTATTAGGCAATGCAAAAGGCGCTGTAGCTGTTGTTATCTCAATACTGATATTCAGAAACCCTGTCACTGTTATTGGCATGGGTGGCTATGCAGTTACTGTAATGGGAGTTGTTGCATATGGAGAAACAAAAAGGAGGTTTAGATGA
- the LOC127108133 gene encoding UDP-URONIC ACID TRANSPORTER 1 isoform X1 → MSSHNSYNMRSKGSIENENKGTVKDKDDGGGSGSKPGKMVSPNNKEFMFICFLVSLWYSSNIGVILLNKYLLSNYGFKFPIFLTMCHMSACAIFSYISIVFFKVVPQQMIKSRSQFLKIATLSIVFCASVVGGNISLRYLAVSFNQAVGATTPFFTAVFAYLATFKREAWITYAALVPVVAGVVIASGGEPGFHVFGFVMCLSATAARAFKSVLQGILLSSEGEKLNSMNLLLYMSPIAVVLLLPAALIMEPNVIDVTLTLGKEHKFMGVLLLLNSATAYAANLTNFLVTKHTSALTLQVLGNAKGAVAVVISILIFRNPVTVIGMGGYAVTVMGVVAYGETKRRFR, encoded by the exons ATGAGCTCACATAATTCTTACAACATGAGATCCAAAGGATCcattgaaaatgaaaacaaagGCACTGTGAAAGATAAAGATGATGGG GGAGGAAGTGGAAGCAAACCAGGGAAGATGGTGTCTCCAAACAACAAAGAATTTATGTTCATatgttttcttgtgtctctttgGTACTCATCAAACATTGGTGTCATTCTTCTCAACAAATACCTTCTCTCAAAttatggtttcaagtttccaatCTTCCTTACAATGTGTCACATGTCAGCTTGTGCTATTTTTAGCTACATCTCCATTGTGTTCTTCAAGGTTGTTCCTCAACAGATGATTAAATCAAGGTCACAGTTCTTGAAGATTGCAACTTTGAGCATTGTTTTTTGTGCGTCGGTGGTTGGTGGCAACATTTCTCTGAGGTATTTGGCTGTTTCTTTTAACCAAGCGGTGGGTGCAACCACACCTTTCTTCACGGCTGTTTTTGCTTATTTGGCTACCTTTAAGAGAGAAGCTTGGATTACATATGCTGCTCTTGTTCCTGTTGTTGCTGGTGTTGTCATTGCAAGTGGG GGCGAGCCAGGGTTTCACGTATTCGGATTTGTTATGTGCCTAAGCGCAACCGCTGCAAGAGCTTTCAAATCTGTTCTTCAGGGCATTTTACTTTCTTCTGAAGG GGAGAAGTTGAACTCGATGAATTTGCTCCTGTATATGTCTCCGATCGCAGTCGTACTTTTGTTGCCTGCAGCGCTTATCATGGAGCCAAATGTTATAGATGTCACCTTAACACTTGGAAAGGAACATAAATTTATGGGTGTGCTTCTTCTTCTTAACTCCGCCACAGCATATGCAGCAAACTTAACAAACTTCCTGGTGACAAAACATACAAGTGCTTTGACACTCCAG GTATTAGGCAATGCAAAAGGCGCTGTAGCTGTTGTTATCTCAATACTGATATTCAGAAACCCTGTCACTGTTATTGGCATGGGTGGCTATGCAGTTACTGTAATGGGAGTTGTTGCATATGGAGAAACAAAAAGGAGGTTTAGATGA
- the LOC127108132 gene encoding calcium-transporting ATPase 4, plasma membrane-type, whose product MERLLKDFDLQPKNPSVEALRRWRSAVTLVKNRRRRFRMVADLEKRSEAEQIKHGIKEKIRIALYVQKAALQFIDAGNRVEYKLSQEATEAGFEIHPNEIASIVRSQDYRNLSNNGGVEAIARKLSVSTDEGVSEASIDCRQKIFGVNRYTEKPPRTFLMFVWDAMQDLTLTILMVCAVISIGVGIATEGWPKGTYDGVGIIISIFLVVIVTAVSDYKQSLQFMDLDKEKKKIFVQVTRDGKRKKISIYDVVVGDIVHLSTGDQVPADGTYISGYSLLIDESSLSGESEPVFITEKHPFLLSGTKVQDGQGKMLVTTVGMRTEWGKLMETLNEGGDDETPLQVKLNGVATIIGKIGLGFAIVTFLVLTIRFLVEKALHGEFSNWSSNDATKLLNFFAIAVTIIVVAVPEGLPLAVTLSLAFAMKKLMNDKALVRHLSACETMGSASCICTDKTGTLTTNHMVVNKIWICENTTQLKGNESADELKTNIPEGVLSILLQAICQNTSAEIVKDKNGKNTILGSPTESALLEFGLLLGSDFDARNHSKAYKILKLEPFNSVRKKMSVLVSLPDGSVQAFCKGASEIILEMCDKIIDCNGQVVDLPANRANVVLDVINSFASEALRTLCLAVKDINETRGGTKIPDSGYTLIAIVGIKDPVRPGVKEAVQTCIAAGITVRMVTGDNINTAKAIAKECGILTDDGVAIEGPSFRDLSTEQLKDIIPRIQVMARSLPLDKHKLVTNLKNMFGEVVAVTGDGTNDAPALHEANIGLAMGIAGTEVAKEKADVIIMDDNFATIVNVVKWGRAVYINIQKFVQFQLTVNVVALIINFVSACITGSAPLTAVQLLWVNLIMDTLGALALATEPPNDGLLKRPPVGRGTSFITKTMWRNIIGQSIYQLIVLAILNFDGKRLLRIGGSDATEVLNTLIFNSFVFCQVFNEINSRDMEKINIFKGMFDSWIFLMIIFATVAFQAVIVEFLGAFASTVPLSWQFWLLSVLIGAISMPVAVILKCIPVENKNTTNKQHHDGYDALPSGPELA is encoded by the exons GAAAAAATTCGTATTGCTCTCTATGTTCAGAAGGCAGCATTGCAGTTTATTGATG CTGGTAACCGAGTTGAATACAAGTTATCACAAGAGGCAACAGAAGCTGGTTTTGAGATTCATCCAAATGAGATCGCTTCTATTGTCCGTAGTCAGGATTATAGGAACTTGAGTAATAATGGTGGAGTTGAAGCCATTGCAAGGAAACTGTCGGTATCTACTGATGAAGGTGTCAGTGAAGCAAGTATAGATTGCAGACAAAAAATCTTTGGGGTCAATCGTTATACGGAGAAACCTCCACGAACGTTCCTGATGTTTGTATGGGATGCAATGCAGGACTTAACTCTAACTATTCTCATGGTTTGTGCCGTAATTTCTATAGGTGTTGGAATTGCCACTGAAGGGTGGCCAAAGGGAACGTACGATGGGGTCGGAATCATAATCAGTATATTCTTGGTTGTCATTGTTACTGCTGTCAGTGATTACAAACAATCCCTACAGTTCATGGATTTGGACAAAGAGAAGAAAAAGATTTTTGTTCAGGTCACTAGGGAtgggaaaagaaagaaaatatCGATTTATGATGTAGTAGTTGGTGACATTGTTCATTTGTCAACTGGAGATCAAGTTCCAGCTGATGGAACTTATATATCTGGATACTCTTTGCTTATTGATGAATCGAGTTTGTCAGGTGAAAGTGAACCTGTATTTATAACTGAAAAACACCCTTTCCTTCTCTCGGGAACTAAAGTGCAGGATGGTCAGGGGAAGATGTTAGTCACAACTGTTGGCATGAGGACTGAATGGGGAAAATTGATGGAAACTCTAAACGAGGGAGGAGATGATGAGACACCATTGCAGGTGAAATTGAATGGCGTTGCTACTATTATTGGGAAAATTGGTTTGGGTTTCGCCATTGTGACATTTTTGGTATTGACTATAAGGTTTCTTGTTGAAAAAGCACTTCATGGTGAGTTTAGCAATTGGTCTTCAAATGATGCAACAAAGCTACTGAACTTCTTCGCAATTGCTGTAACCATAATAGTTGTCGCGGTTCCCGAAGGATTACCACTGGCTGTGACACTAAGTCTTGCTTTTGCTATGAAAAAATTAATGAATGACAAGGCACTCGTAAGACATCTTTCTGCTTGCGAGACAATGGGTTCAGCTAGTTGCATTTGTACAGATAAGACAGGAACATTGACCACTAACCATATGGTGGTTAACAAAATATGGATATGTGAAAATACCACCCAATTGAAAGGTAATGAGAGTGCAGATGAACTGAAAACGAACATACCAGAAGGAGTTCTGAGCATACTTTTGCAGGCTATATGTCAAAATACTTCTGCTGAAATAGTTAAGGATAAAAATGGAAAGAACACAATATTGGGAAGCCCAACAGAATCAGCGCTATTGGAATTTGGCTTGCTTTTAGGTTCTGATTTTGATGCTCGCAACCATAGTAAAGCTTATAAGATACTTAAGCTTGAGCCTTTTAATTCAGTCCGAAAAAAGATGTCTGTACTCGTCAGTCTCCCTGATGGAAGTGTTCAAGCTTTCTGCAAAGGTGCATCTGAAATAATATTAGAAATGTGTGACAAAATTATTGATTGCAACGGGCAAGTAGTTGATCTTCCTGCAAATCGCGCAAATGTCGTCTTAGATGTTATAAATAGCTTTGCCTCTGAAGCTTTAAGAACTCTGTGTTTGGCAGTCAAAGATATAAATGAAACGCGGGGAGGAACAAAAATTCCTGATAGTGGTTATACTCTAATAGCTATAGTTGGAATCAAGGATCCTGTACGCCCTGGTGTTAAGGAAGCTGTTCAAACTTGTATCGCAGCTGGAATAACCGTCCGCATGGTCACTGGTGATAACATAAATACAGCTAAAGCTATAGCTAAGGAATGTGGTATACTTACCGATGATGGTGTAGCCATAGAGGGACCGAGCTTTCGTGACTTGTCCACTGAGCAACTGAAGGATATAATACCGAGAATCCAG GTGATGGCACGATCCTTACCGCTCGACAAGCATAAGTTAGTTACCAATTTGAAGAATATGTTTGGTGAGGTGGTTGCTGTTACCGGCGACGGAACAAATGATGCTCCTGCATTGCATGAGGCAAACATTGGACTTGCCATGGGCATAGCTGGAACCGAG GTCGCCAAAGAAAAGGCTGATGTGATTATAATGGATGATAACTTCGCAACTATTGTCAATGTGGTGAAATGGGGACGAGCAGTATATATAAACATTCAAAAATTTGTGCAGTTTCAATTAACAGTTAATGTTGTCGCGCTTATTATCAACTTCGTCTCTGCATGCATCACTG GGTCTGCACCACTCACAGCTGTTCAGTTACTTTGGGTCAACTTGATTATGGACACTCTAGGAGCTTTAGCCCTTGCTACTGAACCTCCCAACGATGGACTTTTGAAAAGACCCCCGGTGGGAAGGGGAACAAGCTTTATCACCAAAACTATGTGGAGGAATATCATTGGACAGAGTATTTATCAGTTAATTGTGCTTGCTATTCTAAATTTTGATGGCAAGAGGCTACTCAGAATTGGTGGTTCAGATGCAACTGAAGTGCTTAACACTTTGATATTCAACTCTTTTGTGTTTTGTCAG GTGTTTAATGAGATAAACAGCAGAGATATGGAAAAGATAAACATATTCAAAGGCATGTTTGACAGCTGGATATTCTTGATGATAATTTTTGCCACCGTCGCATTTCAAGCGGTGATAGTTGAATTTCTTGGAGCATTTGCCAGCACTGTGCCTCTAAGCTGGCAATTCTGGTTACTCAGTGTTTTAATTGGAGCAATTAGCATGCCTGTAGCTGTTATCTTGAAATGCATCCCAGTTGAAAACAAAAATACTACAAATAAACAACACCATGATGGTTACGATGCACTTCCATCTGGTCCTGAGCTAGCTTAG